In Xyrauchen texanus isolate HMW12.3.18 chromosome 23, RBS_HiC_50CHRs, whole genome shotgun sequence, a genomic segment contains:
- the guf1 gene encoding translation factor Guf1, mitochondrial, whose amino-acid sequence MMMHLSLCRSKGLFLPFIKHCPDMKVFRIKRRSEGIVSTCTVIRHRWMKRACLSVSPVREFSSNATEKESMDMSKFPVERIRNFSIIAHIDHGKSTLADRLLEITGAIVKSVNNKQVLDKLQVERERGITVKAQTASLFYQYEGQTYLLNLIDTPGHVDFSYEVSRSISACQGVLLIVDANQGIQAQTVANFYLAFEAQLKIIPVINKIDLKNADPERVEKQIEKVFDIPKEECIRISAKLGTNVEQVLQEVVKRIPHPVARVADPFKALVFDSTFDHYRGVVANIALFGGRVSRGDKIVSTHLGKMYEVNELGILRPDEHPTETLYAGQVGYVVAGMKEVKEAQIGDTLYLHKQPVEALPGFKPAKAMVFAGMYPMDQSEYTALRSAVEKLVLNDSSVTVQRDSSLALGAGWRLGFLGLLHMEVFNQRLEQEYNASVIVTAPTVPYKAVLASAKLIKEHGEEVITIINPAQFPDRSQVLEYLEPMVIGTIIAPHDFIGKIMSLCQSRRAIQKNMLYIDDNRVMMKYVFPLNEIVVDFYDQLKSMSSGYASFDYEDAGYEAAELIRIDFLLNGRPVEELATIVHKERAYSVGKSICERLKDSIPRQMFEIAVQAAIGSKVIARETIKAYRKNVLAKCYGGDITRKMKLLKKQAEGKKKMRRIGNIDIPKDTFMNVLKRK is encoded by the exons ATGATGATGCATTTGTCTCTATGTAGAAGTAAAGGGCTCTTCCTGCCCTTTATCAAACACTGTCCTGATATGAAAGTATTCCGCATTAAACGGAGATCAGAGGGAATCGTGAGCACCTGCACTGTGATCAGACACAGGTGGATGAAAAGGGCCTGTTTAAGCGTCAGTCCTGTCAGAGAGTTCAGCTCAAATGCAACTGAGAag gAGAGTATGGACATGTCAAAGTTTCCAGTGGAAAGAATTCGGAACTTCAGCATTATTGCTCATATCGATCACGGCAAGAGCACTTTAGCAGACAGACTGCTGGAGATCACAG GTGCCATTGTGAAGTCAGTGAATAACAAGCAGGTGTTGGATAAACTgcaggtggagagagagagaggaatcacTGTGAAAGCACAGACTGCCTCGCTCTTCTATCAGTATGAGGGCCAGACGTACCTGCTCAATCTCATCGACACACCG ggtCACGTTGACTTCAGCTATGAGGTATCCCGGTCCATTTCTGCTTGCCAAGGAGTTCTGCTGATTGTCGATGCAAATCAG GGGATTCAAGCGCAAACAGTCGCCAATTTCTATCTGGCATTTGAGGCTCAACTAAAGATCATCCCTGTTATAAACAAG ATTGATTTGAAAAATGCTGACCCAGAGAGAGTGGAGAAACAGATTGAAAAAGTCTTCGATATCCCAAAGGAGGAGTGTATCAGG ATCTCTGCAAAACTGGGCACTAATGTGGAGCAAGTTCTGCAGGAGGTGGTGAAACGGATCCCACA TCCAGTGGCGCGAGTGGCCGATCCGTTTAAGGCTCTGGTCTTTGACTCTACCTTCGACCATTATAGAGGAGTGGTGGCCAATATCGCTCTATTTGGTGGACGTGTGTCCAGAGGAGACAAGATCGTCTCCACCCACCTGGGAAAGATGTATGAGGTCAACGAGCTGGGCATTCTGAGACCAGATGAACACCCAACAGAGACGCT CTATGCCGGACAGGTGGGTTATGTGGTCGCTGGGATGAAGGAGGTGAAGGAGGCACAGATTGGAGACACTCTTTACCTCCACAAACAGCCTGTGGAGGCGTTGCCAGGGTTTAAACCGGCTAAAGCCATGGTCTTCGCAG gCATGTATCCTATGGACCAATCAGAATACACAGCCCTGCGCAGCGCTGTGGAGAAACTAGTGCTGAACGACTCCAGTGTGACGGTACAGAGGGACAGCAGCCTGGCTCTGGGAGCTGGATGGAG GCTGGGGTTTCTAGGTTTGCTGCATATGGAGGTGTTTAACCAGCGGTTAGAGCAGGAGTACAATGCGTCTGTTATCGTAACCGCTCCGACTGTGCCATACAAGGCTGTGCTGGCATCTGCTAAACTCATAAAG GAGCACGGTGAGGAGGTGATCACCATCATCAACCCTGCGCAGTTCCCAGATAGATCACAGGTGCTGGAGTATCTGGAACCCATGGTGATTGGAACAATCATCGCTCCACATGACTTCATTGGGAAGATCATGAGCCTTTGTCAG AGCCGCAGAGCCATTCAGAAGAACATGTTGTACATCGATGATAATCGAGTGATGATGAAATACGTCTTTCCTCTAAACGAGATTGTGGTGGACTTTTACGACCAGCTAAAATCCATGTCATCAGGATACGCCAG ttttGATTACGAGGACGCTGGTTATGAGGCAGCTGAGCTCATACGAATCGACTTCCTGCTCAATGGACGACCCGTAGAGGAACTTGCCACTATCGTTCACAA AGAGAGAGCGTACAGTGTGGGCAAATCCATATGTGAGAGACTGAAGGATTCCATCCCGAGACAGATGTTTGAGATCGCTGTGCAGGCCGCCATCGGAAGCAAAGTCATCGCTAGAGAAAC GATCAAAGCATACCGAAAGAATGTTCTGGCAAAATGT TATGGTGGCGACATTACAAGAAAAATGAAACTATTGAAGAAGCAGGCAGAAGGAAAGAAGAAAATGCGGCGCATTGGAAACATTGACATCCCGAAAGACACCTTCATGAATGTACTTAAACGGAAGTAG